A window of the Thermodesulforhabdus norvegica genome harbors these coding sequences:
- a CDS encoding sigma-54-dependent transcriptional regulator produces the protein MKDETILVVDDEPDMLRLLERILTTRANYRVLKHSDPYAALEELKKTRVHAAVVDLKMPGMDGIRFIQEAKTIQPDLEAIVLTAYGTIESAVEAVKKGAFDYITKPFKKERLLIALSRALEWRRILAENRSLKEIIGEQEENLGIVGSSEAICRVRAMIFQVAPTNATVLITGSSGTGKELVAQAIHRLSSRRSRRFVSINCAAIPESILESELFGYVRGAFTGAWKDRKGLIEEAQGGTLFLDEVGDMPMAVQAKLLRLLEHGEYRPLGSNELKKADVRIIAATNKNLEKAVEDKTFREDLYYRLKVFHIHVPDLDERKEDIPILSQFFLKKYAHLHGKPVRSLSPEALRLLVSRTWQGNVRELAHTIERAVILSTGEVLEREHLLSHQATRKTERDPGSPCKTLNREDAEEVSFILTLPFKDARNRIIRWFHRLYITSLLRRCGGNVSRAAELAGIQRQYLHQIMKEEGIQAQEFRSRESHQAGRTWNDDI, from the coding sequence ATGAAGGATGAAACCATCCTGGTGGTCGACGACGAACCCGATATGCTTCGTCTTCTGGAACGGATTCTCACGACCAGAGCAAATTACAGGGTTCTGAAGCATTCAGATCCCTATGCGGCGCTGGAAGAGCTTAAAAAAACGAGAGTTCATGCCGCTGTGGTCGACCTGAAGATGCCCGGCATGGACGGAATACGCTTCATTCAGGAAGCGAAAACCATTCAGCCTGACCTGGAGGCCATCGTGCTCACGGCCTACGGGACCATCGAGTCGGCGGTGGAAGCCGTTAAAAAGGGAGCCTTCGACTACATCACCAAGCCTTTCAAAAAAGAAAGGCTCCTGATCGCCCTTTCCAGGGCACTGGAGTGGAGGAGAATACTTGCCGAAAACAGGAGCCTCAAGGAGATAATAGGCGAGCAGGAAGAAAATCTGGGAATAGTGGGAAGCAGTGAGGCCATCTGTCGCGTGCGCGCCATGATTTTTCAGGTGGCCCCCACGAATGCCACGGTGCTTATAACGGGTTCCAGCGGAACCGGAAAAGAACTGGTAGCCCAGGCGATACACAGGCTGAGCTCCAGGCGAAGCAGGAGATTCGTCAGTATAAACTGCGCCGCAATTCCAGAATCCATTCTGGAAAGTGAGCTCTTCGGCTATGTCAGAGGGGCCTTCACCGGAGCGTGGAAGGACAGAAAGGGCCTGATCGAGGAAGCTCAGGGTGGGACGCTCTTTCTCGATGAGGTCGGCGATATGCCCATGGCGGTTCAGGCAAAACTGCTCAGGCTTCTGGAGCACGGTGAATACAGGCCCCTCGGTAGTAACGAATTGAAAAAGGCCGACGTGAGAATCATAGCGGCAACGAACAAAAACCTGGAAAAGGCCGTAGAAGACAAAACCTTCCGGGAAGATCTCTACTATCGCCTTAAGGTCTTCCACATCCACGTCCCCGACCTGGACGAGCGCAAAGAGGACATTCCCATCTTAAGTCAATTTTTCCTGAAAAAATATGCTCACCTTCACGGAAAACCCGTTCGCTCCCTTTCCCCCGAAGCTCTGCGTCTGCTCGTCTCCAGGACGTGGCAGGGCAACGTCAGGGAGCTGGCCCACACCATCGAGCGGGCGGTTATTCTTTCAACAGGAGAGGTGCTGGAGCGGGAACACCTGCTCTCCCACCAGGCAACCCGTAAAACCGAAAGAGACCCCGGGTCTCCCTGTAAAACGTTAAACCGGGAGGACGCCGAAGAGGTCTCTTTTATACTCACATTGCCCTTCAAAGACGCCAGAAACCGGATCATTCGATGGTTTCACAGGCTGTACATAACTTCGCTCTTAAGAAGATGCGGAGGCAACGTCTCACGGGCGGCAGAACTGGCCGGCATTCAGAGGCAGTACCTCCATCAGATCATGAAAGAAGAAGGCATTCAGGCTCAGGAATTTCGTTCTCGGGAAAGTCATCAGGCAGGCCGGACATGGAACGACGATATCTGA
- a CDS encoding sensor histidine kinase, with the protein MTKEYNGRPLGLLVVPSEEGPFIVALIDVYLFLEPLLREIRSGKTGYAWLIDDRGRFLYHPMDSFVGRNAFSIREKVAPGLPYESINRIQRAMIRGERGTGRYWSAWHRDWVGPVEKLIAYTPVKPESPEGISWSLAVVVPIWEVEGTVRSVGKKLFAVYGFVFLILVGGGIFITYRERKWTDNLERLVEERTRELRRSEDRYRSLVESAEDFIFTITPDGLIGSINSFTARFLGISPLSAVNRPVEEIFSPEAASKLKEMVARVLTHRRSCRKEIEAPLKPGAALMFLSVTVCPFGFENPEGEAALCIVRDLTEHRKLERQLINAEKLASLGTLAAGVAHEINNPLGVILGFCDLLKEKFPPDSEEYEDLLTIEKQGSLCKRVVENLLSFARKNGSENGKADVNACISELLRLVGHFLEQGHIEVVTELQENLPCVAADPGELQQVFLNLITNARAAMKQGGTLSIRTFRDGAEGPVVVEVADTGEGIPEEYLDRIFEPFFTTKPEGEGTGLGLFVTYGIVTRYGGTITCESSAKGSEGRGGGTLFRIKLPAVPEEDS; encoded by the coding sequence GTGACGAAGGAGTACAACGGAAGGCCTCTGGGACTCCTCGTGGTCCCGTCAGAAGAAGGACCGTTTATCGTTGCCCTTATCGATGTTTATCTCTTTCTGGAACCCCTTCTTCGGGAAATAAGATCGGGGAAAACTGGATATGCCTGGCTCATCGACGACCGGGGCCGTTTTCTCTACCACCCCATGGATTCCTTTGTGGGCCGGAATGCCTTCTCCATAAGAGAAAAGGTGGCACCGGGCCTTCCCTACGAGTCGATTAACCGCATTCAGAGGGCCATGATCAGAGGCGAGAGGGGAACCGGAAGGTACTGGTCGGCCTGGCACAGAGACTGGGTTGGACCGGTCGAGAAACTCATAGCCTACACCCCCGTGAAACCTGAATCACCCGAGGGTATTTCCTGGTCTCTTGCCGTGGTTGTTCCCATATGGGAGGTCGAGGGGACCGTCAGATCCGTTGGTAAAAAGCTTTTTGCCGTTTACGGGTTCGTTTTCCTGATCCTGGTGGGCGGCGGGATTTTCATCACCTACCGGGAACGAAAGTGGACAGACAATCTAGAGCGACTGGTGGAAGAACGAACACGAGAACTGCGCCGTTCAGAAGATCGCTACCGTTCTCTCGTGGAAAGCGCAGAGGACTTCATATTCACCATAACCCCCGACGGTCTGATCGGCTCAATAAACAGCTTCACGGCCCGCTTTCTGGGAATCTCCCCCCTCAGTGCCGTCAACAGGCCCGTTGAAGAAATCTTTTCCCCTGAGGCGGCGTCAAAGCTCAAGGAGATGGTTGCCCGTGTACTAACCCACCGCAGGAGTTGCCGCAAAGAGATCGAAGCTCCTCTGAAACCGGGCGCCGCCTTAATGTTCCTCTCCGTTACGGTATGTCCCTTCGGTTTTGAAAACCCCGAGGGCGAAGCCGCCCTTTGCATAGTCCGTGATCTTACGGAACACAGGAAGCTGGAACGTCAGCTTATCAATGCCGAGAAACTGGCTTCTCTGGGAACCCTTGCGGCCGGGGTTGCCCACGAAATAAACAACCCTCTGGGCGTGATTCTTGGTTTCTGCGATCTGCTTAAAGAAAAGTTTCCCCCCGATTCCGAGGAATACGAAGATCTGCTCACAATCGAAAAGCAGGGTAGCCTCTGCAAAAGGGTGGTGGAAAACCTTCTGAGCTTCGCCCGAAAAAACGGCAGCGAAAACGGTAAGGCCGATGTGAATGCCTGCATTTCCGAACTGCTTCGCCTGGTAGGCCACTTCCTCGAACAGGGTCACATAGAAGTCGTCACGGAGCTCCAGGAAAACCTTCCCTGCGTGGCAGCGGACCCCGGTGAGTTACAGCAGGTCTTTCTTAACCTGATCACCAATGCCAGGGCTGCCATGAAACAGGGAGGAACACTCTCCATAAGAACCTTCAGGGACGGGGCCGAAGGGCCCGTGGTTGTTGAAGTTGCCGACACCGGAGAAGGAATTCCCGAAGAGTACCTGGACAGAATATTCGAGCCTTTCTTCACAACAAAGCCCGAAGGGGAAGGAACGGGATTGGGGCTTTTCGTAACGTACGGGATTGTCACAAGGTACGGGGGAACCATCACCTGCGAAAGCTCCGCTAAGGGGTCGGAAGGTCGTGGAGGAGGTACGCTTTTCCGCATCAAGCTCCCGGCAGTTCCGGAGGAAGACTCATGA
- a CDS encoding sensor histidine kinase has translation MNPGSLMSLALQWSCALVALYGIHVHKTKAEVGGLLCLVLMSSWQYLRHERRIEALKKEKTVVRESLIRSQKLAALGTLASGIAHEVNNPLAVIDQEVQWIEGLISRTPEKIADDLLGEIRESLSVIRDHVRRCAEVTRRLLQMARQDRPLLQQIDLNRLVDDVIRTVERVIGNRKILFVRNLDLALPPVKTDPQIVRLILVNLLNNAVHALEDEGKGEIVISTGRSNHGTVFFSVSDNGPGIPEEIREKIFEPFFTTKDEGTGTGIGLALCQVLADKLGGAIDVDSAPGRGTTFTVWLSGGEAGCEIKP, from the coding sequence ATGAACCCGGGAAGCCTTATGAGTCTTGCACTTCAGTGGAGCTGCGCGCTGGTCGCCCTTTACGGAATCCATGTGCACAAGACGAAGGCAGAAGTCGGCGGGTTGTTATGCCTTGTGCTCATGTCTTCGTGGCAGTACCTGAGGCACGAGAGGCGAATTGAGGCGCTCAAAAAAGAAAAGACCGTGGTCAGGGAAAGTCTTATAAGGTCTCAAAAGCTTGCCGCTCTGGGCACACTCGCATCCGGCATTGCCCACGAAGTCAATAACCCTCTCGCCGTGATCGACCAGGAGGTTCAATGGATTGAGGGCCTGATATCGAGAACTCCGGAAAAGATTGCAGATGATCTTCTCGGTGAAATCCGGGAATCCCTTTCGGTCATAAGAGATCACGTAAGGCGGTGTGCCGAGGTAACCCGCCGGCTTCTTCAGATGGCACGGCAGGATAGGCCCTTATTGCAACAGATAGACCTCAACAGACTGGTTGACGACGTGATCAGAACGGTTGAACGGGTTATCGGAAACAGGAAAATCCTTTTCGTAAGAAATCTCGATCTCGCCCTTCCACCCGTGAAGACCGATCCCCAGATCGTCCGCCTGATATTGGTAAATCTTCTGAATAACGCCGTTCACGCCCTGGAAGACGAGGGAAAAGGAGAAATCGTTATTTCAACAGGTCGAAGCAATCACGGGACGGTCTTCTTCTCGGTTTCAGATAACGGCCCCGGTATTCCGGAGGAAATCAGGGAGAAAATATTCGAGCCTTTCTTCACGACAAAGGACGAAGGCACCGGAACGGGCATAGGGCTGGCGCTCTGCCAGGTTCTTGCAGACAAACTCGGAGGGGCCATTGATGTGGACAGCGCTCCCGGGCGGGGAACCACTTTTACGGTCTGGTTAAGCGGAGGTGAGGCGGGCTGTGAAATTAAGCCGTGA